The Vicia villosa cultivar HV-30 ecotype Madison, WI unplaced genomic scaffold, Vvil1.0 ctg.000316F_1_1_1, whole genome shotgun sequence genome contains a region encoding:
- the LOC131626642 gene encoding uncharacterized protein LOC131626642, which translates to MARPMEKIVDINDTKELWKVAVRVAHKWKVVSNNKEHFEMIFQDREGCDIHVVVPTACMAAYNEKFEVDRTYTVSNFAVQSNNLLFKPSSHKFLVKLTGGTAVGDVDKHDIPLKPRPFTSFPDIINGNFQKNVLIDVIGMLESVGYQQTQSGGKKCQANFLLRDASNNTINCTLWEDYAKQFFKFTEDKSATSGPIIVLIQFAKVKEAGHYPLSVTNTFHVTKLLINSDLPVVKEFLNSFPKESLRVVSTQLTSQSQQYSRTSTNDNGGQCHMQKLLKGAISVPQTHDTFYLHAR; encoded by the exons ATGGCTCGTCCGATGGAAAAAATTGTTGACATCAACGACACCAAGGAGTTGTGGAAAGTGGCGGTGAGAGTTGCTCATAAGTGGAAGGTTGTATCGAACAACAAAGAGCACTTTGAGATGATCTTCCAAGACAGAGAG GGCTGTGATATACACGTTGTTGTTCCAACTGCATGCATGGCCGCGTACAATGAGAAGTTTGAGGTGGACCGCACCTATACTGTCTCAAATTTTGCGGTTCAGTCTAATAACTTACTTTTCAAACCAAGCTCCCACAAGTTCTTGGTGAAGCTTACTGGAGGAACTGCGGTTGGTGATGTTGACAAACATGACATACCCCTCAAACCACGCCCCTTCACCAGTTTCCCTGACATCATTAACGGAAACTTTCAGAAGAATGTACTCATTG ATGTTATTGGTATGCTCGAGAGTGTTGGGTATCAACAGACGCAAAGTGGCGGAAAAAAATGTCAGGCTAATTTTCTACTGAGGGATGCAAG CAACAACACCATTAATTGCACCCTCTGGGAAGACTATGCCAAACAGTTTTTTAAGTTTACCGAGGACAAATCTGCTACAAGTGGGCCTATTATTGTTTTGATTCAGTTTGCAAAAGTTAAAGAAGCTG GCCACTACCCTCTCTCCGTTACCAACACATTCCATGTTACCAAGCTCCTTATCAATTCAGATCTCCCTGTTGTCAAGGAATTCCTTAACAG TTTCCCAAAGGAATCCTTACGTGTTGTTTCCACACAGCTAACCTCTCAGTCTCAACAATACTCCCGCACATCGACAAATGATAACGGTGGACAATGTCATATGCAGAAGTTGCTGAAAGGTGCTATTTCAGTTCCACAGACGCATGATACTTTCTACTTACATGCCCGGTAG